The Candidatus Cloacimonadota bacterium genome has a window encoding:
- a CDS encoding EamA family transporter, with protein sequence MTSRSRAHLYCFLAILSWSTIELASKFLGPGVSPYPLTVWRFLIGGLVILPFALRGLKTSQRRPKPADLLQMCLLGLLNVCVSMLFLQMSVYYGKASVSAVLVSSNPLFVSIFALLILREKLSFPQIFGLALALVGIALLVLGEGDFGSAKYLNLPLSIALGLVSSLTFGLYTVLTKRLIETHGKTLTNSVSFLGGAAALFIYSVATGKPLLIPFSWSSAAIMLYLGAIVSGLSYLMFFEGMARLGAGQASLYFFLKPVLASLLALLFLREALAPLQLVAIFVIVAGLTLSRVLKSSPNKLKSSGKGASAPAP encoded by the coding sequence ATGACTTCTCGCTCTCGTGCACATTTATATTGCTTTCTGGCCATCCTCTCCTGGTCCACCATCGAATTGGCCAGCAAGTTCCTGGGGCCCGGAGTTTCGCCCTATCCCCTCACGGTCTGGCGTTTTCTGATCGGCGGTCTGGTGATCCTTCCCTTTGCCCTGCGGGGGCTGAAAACCTCTCAGCGCCGGCCGAAGCCCGCCGACCTTCTCCAAATGTGCCTGCTCGGCCTGCTCAATGTCTGCGTGAGCATGCTCTTTCTGCAGATGTCGGTTTACTACGGCAAAGCCTCTGTGAGCGCCGTGCTGGTTAGCTCCAATCCCCTCTTCGTTAGTATCTTCGCCCTCCTCATCCTGCGCGAGAAACTCTCTTTCCCCCAAATTTTCGGCCTGGCGCTGGCACTCGTGGGCATCGCCCTGCTCGTCCTCGGTGAAGGCGATTTCGGCAGTGCCAAATATCTGAATCTCCCGCTCAGCATTGCTTTGGGGCTGGTCTCTTCCCTCACCTTCGGGCTTTACACGGTGCTCACCAAACGCCTCATCGAAACCCACGGAAAAACCCTCACCAACAGTGTTTCCTTCCTGGGTGGAGCGGCCGCTCTCTTCATCTACAGCGTCGCAACTGGCAAACCTTTGCTCATTCCCTTTTCCTGGTCTTCGGCAGCCATCATGCTCTATCTGGGCGCCATAGTTTCCGGTCTGTCTTACCTGATGTTTTTTGAGGGAATGGCCCGCCTTGGCGCTGGCCAGGCCTCGCTCTATTTTTTTCTCAAGCCCGTCCTCGCCTCCCTCCTGGCCCTGCTTTTCCTGCGCGAAGCCCTCGCCCCCCTACAGCTCGTGGCTATCTTCGTCATAGTTGCTGGACTCACCCTCTCCCGCGTGCTGAAAAGCTCCCCGAACAAACTGAAGTCAAGCGGCAAGGGAGCCTCGGCTCCCGCCCCGTAA
- a CDS encoding transketolase — protein MTNQDSISRLQAQADQARAAILSMTTLAASGHPGGSMSSIDLLLALYSIIRHDPSDPFKPDRDRIVVSNGHVSPAVYAALALNGYHDLDEAISQFRLLGSKFEGHIEREVAGVEWSSGNLGQGLSAAAGMALASRVNKVPYRVWTLMGDGEQQKGQISEARRFAVKYGLNNLAAIVDYNRLQICGDISDVMPQNIRRNWEADGWKVLETDGHDFGAIISTLESAVKAEIPTMILAHTVMGKGIPFMENLAKYHGSPLSEEQLDEALQSLEQPNQMELYRRLRSSFQAPAKPDHSVFELKCSLQPGQPTVYDQSTDNRSAWGAAIADLAKINLDNPTSIVVLDCDLQGSVKTGDFASVSPDRFIQAGIMEHHTAVLGGALSSCGIQTFWADFGMFGLDEVYNMHRLNDINHTNLKVALTHVGLDVGEDGKTHQCIDYIGLLRNLYGFRLICPADPNQTDRVVRWLIDKPGNYIITMGRSKLPIIRNEAGQPCYGPGYGFEYGRADILRSGKDATLFVTGTPAANAVGASDKLRGEGISLQVVYVSSPLEIDAEALGQAAGKGLIFSVEDHNVHSGFGSVIADRLVELGLSARLVKIGVEGYAGSGTSKALYQAVGLDSDSVAARVLSELKNNKD, from the coding sequence ATGACAAACCAAGACAGCATCTCCCGCCTGCAAGCCCAGGCCGACCAAGCCCGGGCTGCCATCCTGAGCATGACCACCCTGGCCGCCTCCGGCCATCCTGGCGGCTCCATGTCCTCCATCGACCTCCTTCTGGCCCTGTACAGCATTATCCGGCACGACCCCTCCGATCCCTTCAAGCCAGACCGCGACAGGATCGTGGTGAGCAACGGCCACGTCTCCCCCGCTGTCTATGCCGCCCTGGCCCTGAACGGATACCATGACCTGGACGAGGCCATCTCGCAATTCAGGCTGCTGGGCAGCAAATTCGAAGGCCACATCGAGCGTGAGGTGGCGGGCGTGGAATGGAGCAGCGGCAACCTTGGACAGGGGCTTTCCGCCGCGGCAGGAATGGCGCTGGCTTCACGCGTGAACAAAGTTCCCTACAGGGTTTGGACCCTCATGGGCGACGGCGAACAGCAGAAAGGCCAAATCTCCGAAGCCCGCCGCTTCGCCGTGAAATACGGACTTAACAATCTTGCCGCCATCGTGGACTACAACCGCCTGCAAATCTGCGGCGACATCAGCGACGTAATGCCCCAAAACATCCGCCGCAACTGGGAAGCGGACGGCTGGAAGGTGCTGGAGACCGACGGCCACGATTTCGGCGCGATTATATCCACTCTGGAAAGCGCGGTCAAAGCTGAGATTCCCACCATGATCCTGGCACACACAGTGATGGGCAAAGGGATTCCCTTCATGGAAAACCTCGCCAAATACCACGGTTCCCCGCTATCCGAAGAGCAGCTCGATGAAGCTTTGCAAAGCCTGGAACAGCCGAACCAGATGGAGCTTTACCGCCGGCTGCGCTCGAGTTTCCAGGCCCCGGCAAAGCCCGACCACAGCGTATTTGAACTGAAATGCAGCCTGCAGCCAGGCCAGCCCACCGTTTATGACCAAAGCACCGACAATCGCAGCGCCTGGGGCGCAGCCATCGCCGATCTGGCCAAAATCAACCTGGACAACCCCACTTCCATCGTGGTGCTGGATTGTGATTTGCAGGGCAGCGTCAAAACGGGCGATTTTGCCAGCGTGAGTCCCGACCGTTTCATCCAGGCCGGCATCATGGAACACCACACCGCGGTGCTGGGCGGAGCCCTCTCAAGCTGTGGAATCCAGACCTTCTGGGCGGATTTCGGCATGTTTGGCCTCGACGAAGTTTACAACATGCACCGCCTCAACGACATCAACCACACCAACCTCAAGGTAGCCCTCACCCACGTCGGACTGGATGTGGGCGAAGACGGCAAAACCCACCAGTGCATTGACTACATCGGTTTGCTCCGCAACCTTTACGGATTCAGGCTCATCTGCCCAGCCGACCCCAACCAGACCGACCGCGTGGTGCGCTGGCTGATCGACAAACCAGGCAACTACATCATCACAATGGGCCGCTCCAAACTGCCCATCATCCGCAATGAAGCAGGCCAGCCCTGTTACGGCCCGGGCTACGGCTTCGAGTATGGACGCGCGGATATCCTCCGTTCCGGCAAGGACGCCACCCTGTTCGTTACCGGCACCCCCGCCGCCAACGCCGTGGGAGCGTCTGACAAGTTGCGCGGAGAAGGCATTTCCCTGCAGGTGGTGTACGTTTCCAGCCCGCTTGAGATAGATGCTGAAGCGCTCGGCCAGGCGGCCGGGAAAGGCCTGATTTTCAGCGTTGAGGACCACAATGTCCACAGCGGTTTTGGCTCTGTGATAGCCGACCGCTTAGTGGAATTGGGGCTCAGCGCCCGCCTGGTGAAAATCGGGGTGGAGGGCTACGCCGGCAGCGGCACTTCCAAAGCCCTTTACCAAGCTGTGGGATTGGACTCGGATTCGGTTGCTGCCCGCGTTCTCTCCGAGCTTAAAAATAATAAGGATTAA
- a CDS encoding T9SS type A sorting domain-containing protein: MKRTLLPLLMLGLISLMFAQAADLFISEYVEGSSNNKAIEIFNGTGAAVDLSNYSMKLASNGSPTWSTTNSVTLSGTLANNDVFVIANAQANPTILGVADMTHTVTYFNGNDCLGLFHGDTLIDIIGVLGTDPGTAWPVAGTDGATLNHTLIRKPEVDSGNTDWIAGAGTNMDNSEWIVHPQDYVDDLGSHTFDPGGSEHVATPTFNPPAGVYAQPISVTISSTTPGATIRYTTDGSNPTETSTQYTSPISLDTNTTLKAIAFASGFDPSYVATASYIFPQVVQNMTQLRNQTVGDGTVYMVAGEVILTFKQNFRNQKFVQDNEAGVLIDDTAGMITTNYNLLDGITGLTGTIAFYYNMLQLTPVADPGPATSTNNTIVPPTVTIAQINANVASYQARLVRIANAHFVESGTFETGHNYTLEDDTGTIVFRTTFYDADYIGEPIPVGNFNVRVLVNQFNQTPQVTARALSDWSGVPNEDNVATPTRLLGNYPNPFNPSTTISFTTAKAAPVQITIYNLKGQAVRTWNLETEVGGNHSVQWDGLDDNGLSLSSGVYFYRMFSGAYSSTRKMVLMK, translated from the coding sequence ATCAAAAGAACACTACTGCCCCTTCTGATGCTGGGATTAATCTCCCTGATGTTCGCCCAAGCGGCTGACCTTTTTATCTCTGAATATGTGGAGGGAAGCTCAAACAACAAAGCCATCGAGATCTTCAACGGCACCGGAGCCGCCGTCGATCTGTCCAATTATTCCATGAAGCTGGCCTCCAACGGCTCTCCGACCTGGTCCACCACCAACAGCGTGACCCTTTCCGGAACCCTAGCCAACAATGATGTATTCGTGATCGCCAATGCCCAAGCAAACCCCACCATCCTTGGCGTCGCGGACATGACCCACACCGTCACCTATTTCAACGGCAACGACTGCCTGGGTCTCTTCCACGGTGATACCCTCATTGACATCATCGGCGTTTTGGGAACCGATCCCGGCACCGCCTGGCCAGTAGCTGGAACCGATGGCGCAACCCTCAACCACACCCTCATCCGCAAACCGGAAGTGGATTCCGGAAACACCGACTGGATCGCGGGAGCGGGCACAAATATGGACAACTCTGAATGGATCGTCCATCCCCAAGATTACGTAGACGACCTCGGTTCCCATACATTTGACCCAGGTGGTTCCGAGCATGTCGCCACACCTACCTTCAATCCTCCTGCCGGCGTTTATGCCCAGCCCATCTCTGTGACCATCTCTTCAACCACTCCTGGTGCCACCATCCGCTACACCACCGACGGCAGCAACCCAACCGAAACCTCCACCCAATACACCAGCCCCATTTCGCTTGATACGAATACCACCCTGAAAGCCATTGCTTTTGCCAGCGGTTTCGACCCCAGCTATGTGGCCACCGCGTCCTACATCTTCCCCCAGGTGGTGCAGAACATGACCCAACTGAGAAACCAGACCGTTGGTGACGGAACCGTTTACATGGTGGCCGGCGAAGTGATCCTCACCTTCAAGCAGAACTTCCGCAACCAGAAATTCGTGCAGGACAATGAAGCCGGAGTGCTCATAGACGACACAGCCGGAATGATAACCACGAACTATAACCTCCTGGACGGCATCACCGGGCTCACCGGCACCATAGCCTTCTACTACAACATGCTCCAGTTGACCCCAGTAGCCGATCCGGGCCCCGCCACCTCCACCAACAACACCATAGTCCCGCCTACGGTGACCATCGCCCAGATCAACGCCAACGTCGCTTCCTATCAGGCCCGGCTGGTCAGGATTGCCAACGCCCATTTCGTGGAATCCGGCACCTTTGAAACCGGCCATAACTACACTCTGGAAGACGACACCGGCACCATAGTCTTCCGCACCACCTTCTATGATGCGGATTACATTGGCGAACCCATCCCCGTCGGCAATTTCAACGTCCGTGTGCTCGTGAACCAGTTCAACCAGACACCGCAGGTGACCGCCCGCGCCCTTTCTGATTGGAGCGGAGTGCCAAACGAAGACAACGTCGCCACCCCTACCCGGCTGCTGGGTAACTATCCCAACCCCTTCAATCCCAGCACCACCATCTCCTTCACCACTGCCAAAGCTGCACCGGTCCAGATCACCATCTACAATCTCAAGGGCCAGGCCGTGAGGACCTGGAACTTGGAAACCGAAGTCGGCGGAAACCACAGCGTCCAGTGGGACGGCCTTGACGACAACGGACTTTCCCTGAGCAGCGGAGTCTATTTCTACCGCATGTTCTCCGGCGCCTATTCATCCACCCGCAAGATGGTGCTGATGAAATAA